The following are encoded together in the Pleurocapsa sp. FMAR1 genome:
- the petJ gene encoding cytochrome c6 PetJ, producing MFAKLLSTLLVFLTAAMFAFATPAIAGDAASGAKIFSANCAACHAGGRNVISGAKTLQKDALDKYEMNSLEAVTHQVVNGKNAMPAFKGRLSDTQIDDVATYVLSQAEKGW from the coding sequence ATGTTTGCCAAATTATTATCAACACTACTGGTGTTTTTAACTGCTGCGATGTTCGCCTTCGCTACTCCCGCAATAGCAGGCGATGCTGCTAGCGGAGCTAAAATTTTTAGTGCTAACTGTGCTGCTTGTCATGCTGGTGGCAGAAACGTTATTAGCGGAGCAAAAACACTACAAAAAGATGCCTTAGATAAATATGAAATGAACTCTCTTGAGGCGGTTACTCATCAAGTAGTTAATGGCAAAAATGCCATGCCAGCTTTTAAAGGTCGTTTAAGTGATACTCAAATTGATGACGTAGCAACTTATGTTCTTTCTCAAGCAGAAAAAGGTTGGTAA
- the petE gene encoding plastocyanin has protein sequence MARKISLLLSALVLVVSTFFFSVAPAAANTVDVKMGSDKGMLKFVPETVTIKEGDTVKWDNNKMSPHNVVFENATDKSHKNLVFSPGESYESTFNEAGEYSYYCEPHRGAGMVGKVIVQ, from the coding sequence ATGGCTAGAAAAATAAGTTTGTTATTGTCGGCACTAGTATTAGTAGTATCTACCTTCTTCTTCAGCGTTGCTCCCGCAGCAGCTAATACTGTTGATGTAAAAATGGGTAGCGACAAGGGAATGCTTAAGTTTGTACCCGAAACTGTAACTATTAAAGAAGGAGATACAGTTAAGTGGGATAATAATAAAATGTCTCCTCACAACGTAGTTTTTGAGAATGCTACCGACAAATCTCACAAAAACTTAGTGTTTTCTCCAGGAGAAAGCTATGAAAGTACTTTTAATGAAGCTGGAGAATATTCCTACTACTGTGAGCCTCATCGCGGTGCTGGAATGGTAGGCAAAGTAATTGTTCAATAA
- a CDS encoding DUF3493 domain-containing protein — protein sequence MADLSPEELARARKNNLTPEKYARLRAEAKAPYRGFRKFFYVAFGASGLIGAFVFLAKLAAGQDLSANLPNFALQIGVVALMVFLFRVDKSKDEAK from the coding sequence ATGGCAGATTTATCTCCAGAAGAATTAGCTAGAGCTAGAAAAAACAATCTTACGCCTGAAAAATATGCTCGCTTGCGCGCAGAAGCAAAAGCTCCCTACAGAGGTTTTAGAAAGTTTTTCTACGTTGCTTTTGGTGCTTCTGGTTTAATTGGTGCGTTCGTCTTTTTAGCTAAGTTAGCAGCAGGTCAAGATTTATCTGCTAATTTACCTAATTTTGCTCTGCAAATAGGTGTTGTTGCTTTAATGGTGTTTTTATTTCGTGTAGATAAATCAAAGGATGAAGCGAAATAA
- a CDS encoding glycosyltransferase family 4 protein: MNKTSQPTIALLHWGNLIEDFLDTIDVPFESFCQEMTGGWLFGYIDALKLAGIETILFCISERVNEPVYHIHLPTGAKICVLPVPKIYHSIRRPIVNPYGWNFKEAIGDVKSWRRWQLEIYRHTLPYLATPLRLVAKELKKNNCQAILCQEYEYARFDVCILLGKLMNIPVFASFQGGNFQLSRLERYFRPLTIKACQGLIIPSETERQRVKKKYQIADNKLAKIFNPLNVDQWQAIERNQARKLLNLPIANQIVVWHGRVEIFRKGLDILLDAWEQVDRQCKDQPLLLLIGTGSDARRFTELIKQKNLANVRWLNQYTIERQVILTYLSAADVYTLPSRHEGFPVAPLEAMACGLPVVATDAPGVADIFKEGEQSGGLVVPSENAIALSHALSRILRDRSLREQLGKLGQHRVKNYFSLAAVGQQLRDFIAVFDA, from the coding sequence GTGAATAAAACATCTCAGCCGACGATCGCCTTACTCCATTGGGGCAATCTTATTGAAGATTTCCTCGATACGATTGATGTTCCTTTTGAATCTTTTTGTCAAGAAATGACGGGAGGGTGGCTATTTGGCTATATTGATGCTCTTAAATTAGCTGGAATAGAAACTATTTTATTTTGCATCTCCGAGCGCGTAAACGAACCTGTCTATCATATTCATCTTCCTACAGGCGCAAAAATCTGCGTTTTACCTGTTCCCAAGATTTATCATTCGATTCGTCGTCCGATAGTTAATCCCTACGGCTGGAATTTTAAGGAAGCTATAGGAGATGTTAAGAGTTGGCGTCGTTGGCAGCTTGAGATCTATAGGCATACGCTACCCTATCTAGCAACTCCGCTTAGATTAGTAGCAAAAGAGCTAAAAAAGAACAACTGTCAGGCAATTCTGTGTCAGGAGTACGAATATGCTCGGTTTGATGTCTGCATATTGTTGGGTAAGCTGATGAATATCCCCGTGTTTGCCAGTTTTCAGGGAGGAAACTTTCAGTTGAGTCGTTTAGAGCGTTATTTTCGCCCTCTAACTATAAAAGCTTGTCAAGGTTTAATCATTCCTAGCGAAACTGAAAGACAGCGAGTTAAGAAAAAATACCAGATCGCGGATAACAAACTGGCGAAAATTTTTAATCCTCTGAATGTAGATCAATGGCAAGCTATAGAGCGAAATCAAGCCAGAAAACTGCTTAATCTGCCAATTGCAAATCAGATTGTTGTGTGGCACGGTAGAGTAGAAATTTTCCGCAAAGGACTGGATATTCTGTTGGATGCCTGGGAGCAAGTTGACCGACAATGCAAAGATCAACCTTTATTACTGTTAATCGGAACAGGTAGTGATGCACGGCGTTTTACAGAGCTGATTAAACAAAAAAACTTAGCTAACGTTCGTTGGCTCAACCAATATACCATTGAACGTCAGGTCATTCTGACTTATCTTTCGGCTGCTGACGTTTATACTCTGCCTTCACGTCATGAAGGATTTCCCGTAGCACCCCTAGAAGCGATGGCGTGTGGCTTGCCTGTAGTTGCGACTGATGCTCCTGGCGTTGCTGATATCTTTAAAGAGGGTGAACAATCGGGTGGTTTGGTTGTTCCTAGTGAAAATGCGATCGCTTTATCCCATGCTCTGAGCAGAATTTTGCGCGATCGCTCACTGCGGGAGCAACTAGGCAAATTGGGGCAGCATCGAGTAAAAAACTATTTTTCTTTAGCCGCAGTAGGTCAACAGCTACGGGACTTCATCGCTGTTTTTGATGCCTAG
- a CDS encoding class I SAM-dependent methyltransferase — protein sequence MIATSTKKKINQTSLSEFVAQNPFPHPLTLGFFYREKMRAIHRVAPNLALNDLLEIGGGQGGLTALLYPHSRITNLDCNPNFANAPCNQQKNVSFVYGDATALPFDDRSFDAVTMFDVLEHIPDDKKAICEALRILKPGGFLLVSTPNENWRFPYYSFLKSICPPEKEVMDEWGHVRRGYTLAELNNLITLPCQKYATFINPLTVFSHDIAFSDFSVGHKRWICKLISPLTWLSYYLHQPHTKGTETAYVWQKK from the coding sequence ATGATTGCTACTTCAACCAAAAAGAAAATTAATCAAACATCTTTATCAGAATTTGTTGCTCAAAATCCTTTTCCTCATCCTCTGACTTTAGGATTTTTCTATCGTGAGAAAATGCGCGCCATACATCGTGTTGCACCTAATCTTGCTCTAAATGACCTGTTAGAAATAGGCGGAGGACAAGGAGGACTAACTGCCTTACTTTATCCCCATTCTCGAATTACTAATCTAGACTGTAATCCAAATTTTGCAAACGCACCATGTAATCAACAAAAAAACGTTAGTTTCGTCTATGGTGATGCGACTGCTTTGCCTTTTGACGATCGCTCTTTTGATGCCGTCACCATGTTCGACGTTTTGGAACATATTCCCGATGACAAGAAAGCCATTTGTGAAGCCTTACGAATATTAAAACCTGGAGGATTTCTGCTTGTCAGTACGCCTAACGAAAATTGGCGATTTCCCTACTATAGTTTCTTAAAATCAATTTGTCCCCCAGAAAAAGAAGTAATGGACGAATGGGGTCATGTACGAAGAGGATACACGCTAGCAGAATTAAATAATTTGATTACCTTACCCTGTCAAAAATATGCTACTTTTATCAATCCTCTGACAGTTTTCTCTCATGACATAGCATTTTCTGATTTTTCCGTGGGCCATAAAAGATGGATTTGCAAGTTGATTAGTCCTTTAACCTGGCTGAGTTACTATTTACATCAGCCCCATACTAAAGGTACAGAAACAGCATATGTATGGCAAAAGAAATAA
- a CDS encoding glycosyltransferase family 2 protein, which produces MQAPWKVIQLELSQKISPLTLPDGYQGILVFFCWQGIPLGDREISASELPLSAAAILNLAVKAISFGVGSQLLGASFAGKLPVDRLHQCPNPLTDWKQLQQLEQPLYALKARWQQPATLSVSVVVCTRDRPEQLKKCLRSLCVLAPSPLEILVIDNAPSSDATRQIVSQFPQLKYILEANPGLSIARNTGIGHCRGDIIAFTDDDVEVHPQWIFGLEQGFKEPEVMAVTGLMLPAELETPAQVAFYQGSNSSRWEYQHLIFGRKFFAAMLSKGVPVWRIGAGANMAFRSQVFQLVGSFNQMLGAGAAGCSEDSEMWYRILAQGWQCRYEPTAVIFHYHRHNLKSLQQQMYQYMRGHIAALLVQFNRYQHWGNLRRTLIALPRYYLKRAFGKYIRGDCQPTLESEVAGCLAGVKYYWQNKDYIAGEEK; this is translated from the coding sequence ATGCAAGCACCTTGGAAAGTAATTCAGTTAGAATTGAGTCAAAAAATTTCGCCTTTGACCCTACCCGACGGCTATCAGGGAATATTAGTTTTTTTCTGTTGGCAAGGTATTCCGCTTGGCGATCGCGAAATATCTGCTTCTGAGTTACCTTTATCTGCGGCTGCAATTCTCAATTTAGCAGTTAAGGCGATCTCTTTTGGAGTTGGTAGCCAACTGCTAGGAGCTAGTTTTGCAGGCAAACTACCCGTGGATCGTCTACATCAATGTCCGAACCCCTTGACCGACTGGAAACAGTTGCAGCAACTAGAGCAGCCCCTATATGCTTTAAAAGCTCGTTGGCAACAACCAGCTACATTAAGCGTTTCTGTCGTAGTTTGTACCAGAGATAGACCAGAGCAGCTAAAAAAATGTTTGCGATCGCTTTGTGTTCTTGCTCCCTCTCCTTTGGAAATTCTCGTCATCGATAACGCACCTAGTAGTGATGCTACCCGACAGATAGTAAGTCAATTTCCACAGCTGAAATATATCTTAGAAGCCAACCCTGGACTCAGCATTGCTCGTAACACGGGAATTGGTCACTGTCGAGGAGACATCATTGCTTTTACTGATGATGATGTGGAGGTTCATCCCCAATGGATCTTTGGTTTAGAACAAGGCTTTAAAGAACCAGAGGTCATGGCAGTAACTGGGTTGATGTTACCTGCTGAATTAGAAACCCCAGCTCAAGTTGCTTTCTATCAGGGTTCAAATAGTTCTCGTTGGGAATACCAACATTTAATTTTTGGGCGCAAATTTTTTGCAGCAATGCTGTCTAAAGGAGTACCTGTATGGCGCATTGGTGCTGGTGCAAACATGGCATTTCGCAGTCAGGTATTCCAGCTAGTTGGCAGTTTTAACCAGATGCTTGGTGCTGGTGCGGCAGGATGCAGCGAGGATTCTGAAATGTGGTATAGAATTTTGGCTCAAGGCTGGCAATGCCGTTATGAACCTACAGCAGTAATTTTTCATTATCATCGCCACAATCTTAAGAGTTTGCAGCAGCAGATGTACCAATATATGAGAGGACACATAGCTGCTCTTCTTGTCCAGTTCAACCGCTATCAACATTGGGGAAACCTACGACGAACTTTAATTGCCTTACCCAGATATTACCTTAAAAGAGCCTTTGGCAAATATATTAGAGGCGATTGCCAGCCCACTCTGGAATCGGAAGTTGCTGGCTGTCTGGCTGGTGTTAAATATTATTGGCAAAACAAAGACTATATAGCTGGAGAAGAAAAGTAA
- a CDS encoding glycosyltransferase, whose product MNVSFDLIICTYNHADLLDRVLETIARQKPSGVEWGVLVVNNNCSDHTATIVDKHLQAATIPNLSQIIEPQQGLNHARRCGIKNTTGDWIAFIDDDCLLAVDWLEQAVRFAQQYPDCSAFGGRVSLEWSSPPKPFVREYGYCFAQQEQGRKAKTVSCLVGAGMVINRRTLLATNWLKKQYLNDRVGQKLISGGDVELALRLSAVAELWYNPLCQINHFIPAQRTQFKYLYRINYGLGISQIFGDALLWSDSELDWLLTTSKKAIAATKKVLFTAIKAMLGRGSKPKAMINACFVLGKWNGIVRISLMLPKRRGAILGCAASCSESLGIETAISTAVETRP is encoded by the coding sequence ATGAACGTTAGTTTTGATTTAATTATCTGTACTTATAACCATGCTGACTTACTTGATCGCGTATTAGAAACGATCGCTCGGCAAAAACCTTCGGGGGTGGAATGGGGAGTCTTGGTTGTTAACAATAATTGTAGCGACCACACCGCAACCATAGTTGACAAACATCTCCAGGCTGCTACTATTCCTAACCTGAGCCAGATTATTGAACCACAGCAGGGTCTTAACCACGCACGTCGCTGCGGAATCAAAAATACTACGGGAGATTGGATTGCTTTTATTGATGATGATTGTCTTTTAGCAGTAGATTGGCTCGAACAAGCGGTTCGATTTGCCCAGCAGTACCCTGACTGTAGTGCTTTTGGTGGTCGAGTAAGTCTAGAGTGGTCAAGCCCGCCAAAACCTTTTGTCCGAGAATATGGTTATTGTTTTGCCCAGCAGGAACAAGGAAGAAAAGCAAAAACTGTTTCTTGTTTGGTAGGTGCAGGAATGGTAATTAATCGTCGCACTTTATTAGCCACAAACTGGTTAAAAAAGCAGTATTTGAACGATCGCGTTGGTCAGAAATTAATTTCTGGTGGAGATGTTGAATTAGCTTTGCGTTTATCTGCTGTTGCCGAACTTTGGTATAATCCATTATGTCAAATTAACCATTTTATTCCAGCTCAAAGAACTCAATTCAAGTATCTGTATCGCATCAATTATGGTCTGGGCATTTCGCAAATATTTGGCGATGCTTTGCTGTGGTCAGATTCTGAGCTTGATTGGTTATTGACAACATCAAAGAAAGCTATTGCTGCGACTAAAAAAGTTTTGTTCACTGCGATTAAGGCGATGCTTGGTCGCGGCTCTAAACCGAAAGCTATGATTAACGCCTGCTTTGTTTTGGGTAAGTGGAATGGCATTGTGCGTATATCCCTTATGTTACCCAAAAGACGCGGTGCAATATTAGGTTGTGCTGCCAGTTGCTCCGAGTCCCTAGGGATCGAAACAGCTATTTCCACTGCGGTAGAAACCAGACCATAA
- a CDS encoding glycosyltransferase family 2 protein: protein MTYRIVELEVTKALPSISLSDQTGIALLVRYRERVVGFIMHQAQPNTIIESVELARLITQQLSSKILQEQIRAELIPCRQLSIPCLTVAICTKDRTDNLARCLNSLLQLEQSTLEILVVDNAPSDSQTKDLVSELIKVRYTCEPKPGLDFARNRAINEAKSEMIAFIDDDVVVDRNWLAGISEVWQENPDAAAFTGLVLPYELETEAQIIFERGGGFRRGFDKIRYSKVLPGNPLYPCGAGIFGAGCNMAFRRQVLLELGGFDEALDTGATLPGGGDLDMFYRVIRAGYPLVYEPQYMVFHQHRQDLTKLRRQYWSWGLGFMAFVVKSYQTDVVKRPQLRRLIWWWFQYQYRQAKRSLTGRNPIPISMSLAELWGGIMGLLGEYQRSLLRIESIKAKSTLNLNLAVKK from the coding sequence ATGACGTATCGAATTGTAGAACTGGAAGTAACCAAGGCTTTACCTTCAATTAGTTTGTCTGACCAGACGGGCATAGCGTTGCTGGTTCGTTACCGAGAGCGGGTAGTTGGATTTATTATGCACCAAGCTCAACCCAATACCATCATCGAGTCTGTCGAACTTGCTCGGCTAATTACTCAACAGCTTAGTTCAAAAATACTGCAAGAGCAAATTCGAGCAGAATTAATTCCTTGCCGACAACTATCTATTCCTTGTTTAACAGTAGCCATTTGTACCAAAGATCGCACCGACAACTTGGCAAGATGTTTGAACTCTTTACTCCAGCTAGAACAATCGACATTAGAAATTTTGGTAGTAGACAACGCTCCTAGCGATTCTCAAACCAAAGACCTGGTTTCTGAGTTAATTAAGGTGCGTTATACGTGCGAACCAAAGCCAGGGTTAGATTTTGCCCGTAATCGAGCAATCAATGAAGCTAAAAGCGAAATGATTGCCTTTATTGATGATGATGTAGTAGTAGACCGCAATTGGCTTGCAGGAATAAGCGAAGTCTGGCAAGAAAATCCCGATGCAGCAGCTTTTACAGGGCTAGTTTTGCCTTACGAACTAGAAACAGAAGCACAAATTATTTTTGAACGAGGAGGTGGCTTCCGTCGCGGTTTTGACAAGATTCGCTATAGCAAAGTTTTACCTGGCAATCCACTCTATCCTTGTGGTGCTGGTATCTTTGGTGCTGGCTGTAATATGGCTTTTCGGCGACAAGTATTGCTGGAGTTGGGCGGTTTTGACGAAGCATTAGATACGGGAGCAACCTTACCTGGAGGTGGAGATTTGGATATGTTTTATCGAGTGATTCGAGCTGGTTATCCGCTAGTATACGAACCACAGTATATGGTTTTTCATCAACATCGCCAAGACCTAACCAAGCTGCGTCGTCAATATTGGAGTTGGGGACTTGGCTTTATGGCTTTTGTCGTCAAATCATATCAAACTGATGTAGTCAAAAGACCCCAACTGCGCCGTTTGATTTGGTGGTGGTTTCAATACCAATATCGTCAAGCCAAAAGAAGTTTAACTGGGCGTAATCCAATTCCCATCTCTATGTCCCTGGCTGAGTTGTGGGGCGGAATTATGGGACTGTTGGGTGAATACCAACGTTCTCTACTACGTATCGAATCTATTAAAGCTAAATCCACGCTCAATTTAAATCTAGCCGTCAAAAAATGA
- a CDS encoding ABC transporter ATP-binding protein gives MQELKAVKNFLPLLKLYPWTIFGIVILGLFASLSEGLGITLFIPLLQSLKGESQVIASNRWLSFVERLSGDVSSGDQLIIIALFIFASILLKNLLVYSNGVALAWFNGRIGHRLRSSIFRQFLTVSYSFLENSDSGKLMNTLATETWRTTQALAIIVDLLICLGTIAIFGSLLLLISWQLTIAVAAGLGLISILVQLMTRKTRYWGQKAVAANKELASRMWEGFGGMKVIRAFSMEEYEQQRFDRASLKVLNSFLRLDLLAGIVNPLSEVLSAALLLGILAIARYQDGIALPSLLTFVFILYRLQPKVKQLDLSRVALASLISSIEDVMSLIDTTNKPYIAWGNKTFGGLQQAICLESVSFAYGNLEQTAVKDISFCIPKGKTTAFVGSSGAGKSTLISLICRLYEVSAGEIYVDGSPLREFDLDSWRSRIAVVSQDIYLFATTIRENIAYGCPTATNAEIVAAAKLANADEFICQFSDGYNTKIGDRGMRLSGGQRQRIALARAIVRQPEILILDEATNALDSICEHLIQEALDTLSKKCTVIAIAHRLSTIEQADQIIVLDRGKIIEQGSFEQLLKQQGLFARLHRLQYRTTQTQVN, from the coding sequence ATGCAAGAACTAAAAGCTGTTAAAAATTTCTTACCTTTGCTAAAGCTTTATCCCTGGACGATCTTTGGTATTGTCATCTTGGGTTTGTTTGCCTCTTTGTCTGAAGGTTTGGGAATTACTCTATTTATTCCTCTATTACAAAGTCTTAAAGGAGAATCTCAGGTAATAGCTAGCAATCGTTGGCTGTCTTTTGTTGAGCGACTATCAGGTGATGTATCTTCTGGCGATCAACTTATTATTATTGCCTTATTTATCTTTGCTAGCATTCTACTAAAAAATCTTTTGGTCTATAGCAATGGCGTTGCCCTGGCTTGGTTTAATGGTCGCATCGGACATCGTTTAAGAAGCAGCATTTTTCGGCAGTTTTTAACCGTCAGCTATAGCTTTTTAGAAAATAGTGACTCAGGCAAACTGATGAACACCTTAGCCACCGAAACTTGGCGAACAACTCAAGCTTTGGCCATAATAGTTGATTTGTTAATTTGTTTGGGTACGATCGCTATTTTTGGCAGTTTATTGTTGCTAATTTCTTGGCAGCTTACTATTGCTGTAGCGGCAGGCTTGGGCTTGATTTCTATTCTGGTTCAACTAATGACCCGAAAAACCAGATACTGGGGTCAAAAAGCCGTCGCTGCCAATAAAGAGCTAGCCAGTCGAATGTGGGAAGGATTTGGCGGGATGAAAGTGATCAGAGCTTTTAGCATGGAAGAATACGAACAACAGCGTTTTGATCGTGCTTCGCTTAAGGTGCTGAATTCATTTTTACGACTGGATCTACTAGCAGGCATAGTTAATCCTCTATCAGAAGTATTATCTGCCGCTTTATTATTAGGCATCCTGGCGATCGCCAGGTATCAAGACGGCATTGCTTTACCGAGTTTACTCACCTTTGTGTTTATACTTTATCGTCTACAGCCAAAAGTAAAGCAGCTCGATCTTAGTCGCGTTGCTCTAGCTAGCCTGATTAGTTCGATAGAAGACGTGATGTCTCTAATCGATACGACTAACAAACCTTATATTGCTTGGGGAAATAAAACCTTTGGCGGCTTACAGCAAGCGATCTGTTTGGAATCTGTCAGTTTTGCCTATGGCAATTTAGAACAAACAGCAGTCAAAGACATCTCCTTTTGTATTCCCAAGGGTAAAACCACAGCTTTTGTCGGCTCTTCTGGGGCAGGAAAATCAACTTTAATCAGTTTAATCTGTCGTCTATATGAGGTAAGCGCGGGAGAAATTTATGTCGATGGTAGTCCCTTAAGGGAATTTGACCTAGATTCATGGCGCAGTCGCATTGCGGTAGTAAGTCAAGATATTTATCTTTTTGCTACTACTATTCGAGAAAATATTGCTTATGGTTGTCCGACGGCAACTAATGCAGAAATTGTTGCCGCAGCAAAATTAGCTAATGCTGATGAATTTATCTGTCAATTTAGTGACGGTTACAATACTAAAATCGGCGATCGTGGCATGAGACTTTCAGGAGGACAAAGACAGCGTATTGCTTTAGCGAGGGCAATTGTACGTCAACCAGAGATTTTGATTCTCGATGAAGCCACTAACGCCTTAGACAGCATTTGCGAACATTTAATTCAAGAAGCTCTTGATACATTAAGTAAAAAGTGTACCGTAATTGCGATCGCCCATCGTCTGTCCACCATTGAACAAGCAGACCAGATTATTGTTTTGGATCGGGGCAAGATTATTGAACAAGGTTCTTTTGAACAGTTGTTAAAGCAGCAGGGGTTATTTGCTCGGCTACATCGTCTCCAGTATCGCACCACGCAAACTCAAGTTAACTAA
- a CDS encoding glycosyltransferase family 2 protein has protein sequence MNIKLSEQSKPLVSVIIPAYNAARTICTTINSVLNQTYKNLEVIVVDDGSRDQTAKLVQEIAQQDERVVLIKQANAGVAKARNKGIEESQGEYVAPIDADDIWFPDKIELQVQCMLSSPASVGLVYTWSVCIDYQGKIFGKYLADVYQKKHSLTGCILPALAYTNFLNNASLPLIRRSCFAKIGGYDPQLKQQQAQGCEDLDLYLRIAEYYEFQVVPKFLMGYRQEINSMSRNCAAMAKSYSLVITKLRSRCQELPDYLFRWSESCFYNYLMCQNLGSGNHWKSIYWIYQVLKVDWAIILHPGIYKILFICTLKILAQPVTSLIWQDHQAWIEFKAKFGIERQEYANLSDLQQTLKRRKTLLRRPYDYILWYRWNRVFKLCQKSSIQLEPRQADYLVQAKN, from the coding sequence ATGAATATCAAATTATCAGAGCAGTCAAAACCTTTAGTATCGGTAATTATTCCTGCCTATAATGCCGCAAGAACAATTTGCACAACGATAAACTCAGTTTTAAATCAAACTTATAAAAATTTAGAAGTCATAGTAGTTGATGATGGTTCACGAGATCAAACAGCTAAATTAGTCCAAGAAATTGCCCAGCAAGATGAAAGAGTAGTTTTAATTAAACAAGCCAACGCTGGAGTCGCTAAGGCAAGAAACAAGGGCATAGAAGAATCTCAGGGTGAATATGTTGCCCCCATTGATGCCGATGATATTTGGTTTCCCGACAAAATAGAGCTGCAAGTTCAATGTATGCTGAGTTCTCCAGCATCAGTTGGCTTGGTTTATACTTGGTCGGTTTGTATCGATTACCAAGGAAAAATTTTTGGCAAGTATTTGGCTGATGTCTATCAGAAAAAACATTCCTTAACTGGCTGTATATTGCCTGCCTTAGCCTATACAAATTTCTTGAATAACGCCAGTCTACCTTTGATCCGTCGTAGTTGTTTTGCAAAGATTGGTGGCTATGATCCTCAACTAAAACAACAGCAAGCTCAAGGATGCGAAGACTTAGATTTATACCTGCGAATTGCCGAATACTACGAATTTCAGGTCGTACCTAAATTTTTGATGGGTTACCGTCAGGAAATTAACAGCATGTCTCGCAATTGTGCTGCCATGGCAAAATCTTACTCTTTGGTTATCACCAAACTGCGATCTCGCTGTCAAGAATTACCTGATTATCTTTTTCGTTGGTCTGAAAGCTGTTTTTATAATTATTTAATGTGTCAAAACCTTGGTAGCGGAAACCACTGGAAATCAATTTACTGGATTTATCAAGTTTTAAAAGTGGATTGGGCAATTATTTTACATCCAGGAATCTACAAAATTTTATTTATCTGCACATTGAAAATCTTAGCTCAACCAGTTACTTCTCTGATTTGGCAAGATCATCAAGCCTGGATTGAGTTTAAAGCCAAATTTGGCATTGAAAGACAAGAGTACGCTAATTTGTCGGATTTACAACAAACTTTAAAACGCCGAAAAACACTGTTGCGACGACCTTATGACTACATACTCTGGTATAGATGGAATAGGGTGTTCAAATTATGTCAGAAATCTTCAATCCAGCTTGAGCCAAGGCAAGCCGATTATTTAGTCCAGGCGAAGAATTAA
- the recA gene encoding recombinase RecA translates to MATRTNTSNTSSTSSNSDKDKALNLVLKQIERNFGKGAIMRLGDAAQMRVETIPSGALTLDVALGGGLPKGRIIEIYGPESSGKTTLALHAIAETQKMGGVAAFVDAEHALDPTYSAALGVDIENLLVAQPDNGESGLEIVDQLVRSAAVDLVVIDSVAALTPRAEIEGEMGDNQVGLQARLMSKALRKIAGNIGKSGATVIFLNQLRQKIGISYGNPEVTTGGNALKFYCSVRLDIRRIQTLKKGNEGMYGIRAKVKVAKNKVAPPFRIAEFDIIFGKGISNIGCLLDLAEDADIVVRKGAWYSYKGDNVGQGRDNTMSYLLENPEVAAEIEQKVKENLKAGVGSNGASSSKDLDADDDDFDSEE, encoded by the coding sequence ATGGCAACTCGGACAAATACTTCTAACACTTCTAGTACCTCTAGCAATTCAGATAAAGATAAAGCTCTCAACCTAGTTTTAAAACAGATCGAGCGTAACTTTGGTAAAGGTGCGATTATGCGCCTGGGAGATGCTGCTCAAATGAGGGTAGAAACCATACCTAGTGGTGCATTAACTTTAGACGTTGCTTTGGGTGGAGGTTTACCAAAGGGAAGAATTATTGAGATTTATGGACCAGAAAGCTCTGGTAAGACTACATTAGCATTACACGCGATCGCCGAAACGCAAAAAATGGGGGGTGTAGCTGCCTTTGTCGATGCCGAACACGCCTTAGATCCTACCTACTCGGCAGCACTAGGAGTCGATATTGAAAACTTACTGGTAGCTCAACCAGACAATGGAGAATCGGGCTTAGAAATCGTCGATCAACTAGTGCGATCGGCAGCGGTAGACTTAGTAGTAATAGATTCCGTTGCTGCGCTGACTCCCCGCGCTGAAATTGAGGGAGAAATGGGTGACAATCAGGTGGGTTTACAGGCTCGTTTGATGAGTAAAGCCCTGAGAAAAATTGCGGGAAATATCGGCAAATCTGGGGCGACAGTTATCTTTCTCAACCAGCTACGGCAAAAAATCGGCATTAGCTATGGTAACCCCGAAGTAACCACAGGCGGTAATGCTCTAAAATTTTATTGCTCAGTTCGCTTGGATATCCGCCGTATTCAAACCCTTAAAAAAGGTAACGAAGGAATGTATGGTATCCGAGCGAAGGTTAAAGTAGCTAAAAATAAAGTTGCACCGCCTTTTCGTATTGCCGAATTTGACATTATTTTTGGCAAAGGAATATCTAATATCGGCTGTTTGCTTGATTTAGCTGAAGATGCAGATATTGTTGTTCGTAAAGGAGCTTGGTATAGCTACAAAGGCGATAATGTAGGACAAGGTAGAGATAATACTATGAGCTATCTGTTAGAAAATCCAGAAGTAGCAGCAGAAATTGAGCAAAAAGTTAAAGAAAATCTGAAAGCAGGAGTAGGATCAAACGGAGCATCTTCCTCTAAAGATTTAGATGCTGATGATGATGACTTTGATTCTGAAGAATAA